The Humulus lupulus chromosome 3, drHumLupu1.1, whole genome shotgun sequence genome window below encodes:
- the LOC133821963 gene encoding uncharacterized protein LOC133821963, which produces MDSQSLKKRFRDDSAASDLDSVEVKKLREDLLGFLDDSDPDPSTQDLASVMKSLEEEISAPSCSANPAPAPVVDLTSESGESQPDLGYLLEASDDELGLPPSNSNEEVLKEETELNRVASDSSGIGEFWGFDDQVPSYGSFGFGTGDNFNESNEYLPFDGLFGYSDVYFDSSDFSDLSWRSETMPAQ; this is translated from the coding sequence atGGATAGCCAATCCTTAAAGAAGCGATTCCGAGATGACTCGGCCGCCTCGGACCTCGACTCGGTCGAGGTGAAGAAACTCAGAGAAGACCTTCTCGGTTTCCTTGACGACTCCGACCCTGACCCTTCGACTCAAGACCTCGCCTCCGTTATGAAAAGCTTGGAGGAAGAGATTTCCGCACCTTCTTGTTCCGCCAACCCGGCTCCGGCGCCGGTTGTCGATCTGACGTCAGAATCTGGGGAGTCTCAGCCGGATCTCGGTTACCTTTTAGAAGCCTCCGACGATGAGCTTGGTTTACCGCCTTCTAATTCTAACGAGGAAGTATTGAAAGAAGAGACTGAGTTGAACCGAGTCGCGTCGGATTCCTCTGGAATCGGTGAGTTTTGGGGTTTTGACGACCAGGTTCCGAGTTATGGTTCGTTCGGGTTTGGAACCGGAGACAACTTTAACGAAAGTAACGAGTACTTGCCCTTTGATGGGCTTTTTGGGTATTCCGATGTTTACTTTGATTCGTCTGATTTCTCCGATTTGTCATGGCGGTCGGAAACCATGCCGGCTCAATAG